The sequence below is a genomic window from Myxosarcina sp. GI1.
ACGTTCTAAGCACCTCGATGTATATGAAGAAAATAATTCTGACTGTGGCGTAAAATCTAATAAAAAATCCGTACCTGGGGTAATGACCACTCGTGGTTGTGCTTATGCAGGAGCCAAAGGAGTAGTCTGGGGTCCGGTTAAAGACATGATCCATATCAGTCACGGTCCTGTAGGTTGCGGTTACTATTCCTGGTCTGGTCGTCGTAATTACTACATTGGAACCACTGGCGTAGATACCTTCGGTACGATGCAGTTTACTTCAGATTTCCAAGAAAGAGATATCGTTTTTGGTGGTGACAAAAAACTAGCCAAACTAATCGACGAACTAGAAATACTATTCCCCTTAAGCCAAGGCACTACTATTGAATCTGAATGTCCTATCGGTCTGATTGGGGATGATATTGAAGCGGTTGCTCGGAAGAAAGCCACAGACACTGGCAAACCAGTAGTTCCCGTTCGTTGTGAAGGTTTTAGAGGTGTTTCTCAGTCTTTAGGACACCACATTGCTAACGATACAGTCCGTGACTGGGTATTACCCAAAGCTGATGAATATCGCAAAACTCCTGAAGGATATGAACCAGGTCCTTATGATGTCAACATTATCGGTGACTACAACATCGGTGGTGATGCTTGGCCCAGCAGAAGACTACTAGAAGCTATTGGTTTGCGCGTAATTTCTCAATTCTCTGGAGACGGTACATTTAACGAGGTGGTCATGACTCCACTAGCTAAAATGAACCTAATCCACTGCT
It includes:
- the nifD gene encoding nitrogenase molybdenum-iron protein alpha chain; protein product: MSTVEKNKKLIEEVLEAYPEKAAKRRSKHLDVYEENNSDCGVKSNKKSVPGVMTTRGCAYAGAKGVVWGPVKDMIHISHGPVGCGYYSWSGRRNYYIGTTGVDTFGTMQFTSDFQERDIVFGGDKKLAKLIDELEILFPLSQGTTIESECPIGLIGDDIEAVARKKATDTGKPVVPVRCEGFRGVSQSLGHHIANDTVRDWVLPKADEYRKTPEGYEPGPYDVNIIGDYNIGGDAWPSRRLLEAIGLRVISQFSGDGTFNEVVMTPLAKMNLIHCYRSMNYICRHMEEKYGIPWLEYNFFGPTQIAKSLRKIAAQFDETIQEKAEQVIAEHQAQMDEVVAKYGPRLEGKKVMMMVGGLRPRHVIPAFEDLGMNVIGTGYEFGHGDDYKRTADYVKDGTVIYDDVSGHEFEEFAKKLNPDLIAAGIKEKYVFQKMALPFRQMHSWDYSGPYHGYEGFAVFARDMDLAINNPTWDLINNPWDK